The DNA window CGCGCCGAAGGAAGTGGCGTCCCAAGTGGACGCGATGCTGGTGGGCAGGTTCGAAGGGCGCAACCCGTCGGCGTTGCGGCGGATCGTGAACTCGCTCCTGCTGCGGGTCGATCCGGAAGGGTACGAGCGGCGGCGCAAAGCCAAGGCCGCGGCGCGGACACTCGAAATCCGGCACCGGGATCACGGATCGTCGGCCCTGTTCGCCGAGCTCCCCTCCGACCGAGCGCAGGCGCTCTACGCCGCCTGCGACCAGGACGCGCTCGCGAAGAAGCGAAAGGGCGACGAGCGCACCATGGATCAGCTGCGCGTCGACGCGCTGGTCGAACGGTGCCTCGCGGGCGCCTGCGACGGGAAACCGAAGGCGCAGATCTTCGTGTACGTCGACCTGACCACCCTGATGGGCATGCGGAACGACCCCGCCGAACTGGCCGGTTGCGGCGAGATCTCACCGGAACTGGCACGCGAAATCGCGTTCGACACCAAGTCCACCTGGTACCGCATCATCACCGAGCCGATCACCGGCCTGCCAGCCGACATCGGCCGCAAGAGCTACCGGCCGTCGGCGGCGATGCGGCGGTACGTCCAGGTCACCCATCGCATCTGCTGCATGCCGGGGTGCACCCGGCCCGCCCAGTACACCGATCTCGACCACGCGACACCGTGGGCGGAGGGCGGCGGCACCGACAAGATCAACATGCGGCCGTTCTGCCGCGTCCATCACCTGCTCCGCAACGAACCAGGATGGGAGTTCCACACCGACGAGCGCGGCGTCCTCACCGTCACCACCCCGGACGGCCGCAGCTACACCGACGAGCCCACGGCCACC is part of the Amycolatopsis sp. CA-230715 genome and encodes:
- a CDS encoding HNH endonuclease signature motif containing protein, encoding MAIEETSEISLLTDSVARSNRIIRGEQASVLRSIAKMSRLASRRSTVGQVALLCSLTQRAAERKVALADAVTSYLPKTLEAMEAGVLDEYAASRVFDATAYAPKEVASQVDAMLVGRFEGRNPSALRRIVNSLLLRVDPEGYERRRKAKAAARTLEIRHRDHGSSALFAELPSDRAQALYAACDQDALAKKRKGDERTMDQLRVDALVERCLAGACDGKPKAQIFVYVDLTTLMGMRNDPAELAGCGEISPELAREIAFDTKSTWYRIITEPITGLPADIGRKSYRPSAAMRRYVQVTHRICCMPGCTRPAQYTDLDHATPWAEGGGTDKINMRPFCRVHHLLRNEPGWEFHTDERGVLTVTTPDGRSYTDEPTATGFA